A genomic segment from Acidimicrobiales bacterium encodes:
- a CDS encoding LLM class flavin-dependent oxidoreductase translates to MDPVAPFSPGSISLRLYPHDELPAAAVVQELRAQGSSAAVAGFDGVMTSEHHGGFAGYMPNPLQAAGWLLESMPRGWAAPCPLLLPLRPASLVAEETAWLAAAYPGRVGLGVAAGSLASDFEIMGMSVQDAAERFADGLAAVAGMLGGTDPGLLASDPAIARCRRHPVPVVSAAMSPAAARRAARLGVGLLSDSLSTPERCRHLVDEYREAGGAMPCVLIRRAWVGAPPTRQSDAQAARYRSYAAPGARAHWQGEQMVVSTDAGAVADELAAVAVRAGADALNLRVHMPGVAPAVAREQIAALSDVVTRLRRVWSAGRS, encoded by the coding sequence ATGGACCCCGTCGCCCCCTTCTCGCCGGGATCGATCTCGCTGCGCCTGTACCCGCACGACGAGTTGCCGGCCGCCGCCGTCGTGCAGGAGCTGCGCGCCCAGGGCTCGTCGGCCGCCGTCGCCGGCTTCGACGGGGTCATGACGAGCGAGCACCACGGCGGCTTCGCGGGGTACATGCCGAACCCGCTGCAGGCCGCCGGCTGGCTGCTCGAGTCCATGCCGCGGGGATGGGCGGCACCGTGCCCCCTGCTGCTGCCGTTGCGCCCCGCCTCCCTGGTGGCCGAGGAGACGGCGTGGTTGGCGGCGGCGTATCCCGGCCGCGTGGGTCTCGGGGTGGCGGCCGGGTCGCTCGCGAGCGACTTCGAGATCATGGGGATGTCCGTGCAGGACGCGGCCGAACGCTTCGCCGACGGCCTGGCCGCCGTGGCCGGGATGCTCGGCGGGACCGATCCCGGCCTCCTCGCCTCCGACCCTGCCATCGCCCGCTGCCGGCGCCACCCCGTGCCCGTGGTGAGCGCGGCCATGAGCCCCGCCGCGGCGCGGCGTGCGGCCCGCCTGGGCGTCGGCCTGCTGTCGGACTCGCTGTCGACACCCGAGCGGTGCCGCCACCTGGTCGACGAGTACCGCGAGGCCGGCGGGGCGATGCCCTGCGTCCTCATCCGTCGGGCCTGGGTGGGCGCTCCACCGACCCGCCAGTCCGACGCCCAGGCGGCGCGCTACCGCAGCTACGCCGCGCCCGGCGCCCGGGCGCACTGGCAGGGGGAGCAGATGGTGGTGTCGACCGACGCCGGCGCCGTGGCCGACGAGCTGGCTGCGGTGGCCGTGCGGGCCGGCGCCGACGCGCTCAACCTCCGGGTGCACATGCCGGGCGTGGCGCCGGCGGTGGCACGCGAGCAGATCGCCGCCCTGTCCGACGTGGTCACGAGGCTGCGCCGGGTGTGGAGCGCGGGCCGGTCGTAG
- a CDS encoding SDR family oxidoreductase, whose amino-acid sequence MSTALEGKVVLVTGGGAGIGEAVCVACAAAGAAVVVAAPGDNASATAAHITATGGRALSVRTDVADAAQVEEAVAAAATRFGRLDGVVHNATSRRSSEVVAIDDLSEAAWDDHVAVSLRGAFHCARAALPHLARHGGRLVLMTSPAAMEGSASLPAYAAVKGAVRGLARSLAVEWGPMGVGVVCVSPLARTPALDNAFRENPELEERLRLLVPMGRIGDPTTDVAPAVVFLLSDGATYVTGQTIVVDGGRFTAL is encoded by the coding sequence GTGAGCACCGCGCTCGAGGGGAAGGTCGTCCTCGTCACCGGGGGAGGCGCGGGGATCGGGGAGGCCGTGTGCGTGGCGTGCGCCGCCGCGGGCGCGGCGGTCGTGGTGGCGGCCCCCGGGGACAACGCGTCGGCAACGGCCGCGCACATCACCGCGACCGGGGGGCGGGCCCTGTCCGTCCGCACCGACGTCGCCGACGCCGCCCAGGTGGAGGAGGCCGTCGCCGCGGCCGCGACGCGTTTCGGCCGCCTCGACGGCGTGGTCCACAACGCCACGAGCCGGCGTTCCAGCGAGGTCGTCGCCATCGACGACCTGTCGGAGGCCGCGTGGGACGACCACGTGGCGGTGTCGTTGCGCGGCGCCTTCCACTGCGCACGCGCTGCCCTGCCGCACCTGGCGCGCCACGGGGGCCGGCTGGTGCTCATGACCTCACCGGCGGCGATGGAGGGAAGTGCGTCGCTTCCCGCCTACGCGGCGGTGAAGGGTGCGGTCCGGGGGCTGGCGAGGAGCCTGGCGGTCGAGTGGGGCCCGATGGGCGTGGGCGTCGTGTGCGTGTCGCCCTTGGCCCGCACGCCGGCGCTCGACAACGCCTTCCGGGAGAATCCCGAACTCGAGGAGCGCCTGCGACTGCTCGTCCCCATGGGCCGGATCGGCGATCCGACCACCGACGTGGCCCCCGCCGTGGTGTTCCTGCTGAGCGACGGGGCGACCTATGTGACCGGGCAGACCATCGTCGTGGACGGAGGCCGCTTCACGGCGCTGTGA
- a CDS encoding SDR family oxidoreductase has product MSVPLGGAAVVVLGGETPAGGELVRGLERLGASVAGLGVDALWSAGAVEDALGGAERRMGAVDGVVLCSVGAEPPSPRALVDLDPASWDAQVERPLRRTLACFQGVHRHLRRRGGSVVLITPTLSLTGAAGLVPWSAVAEGQRALAKAAARSWGRHGVTVNCVAVPGALLVGGAGSPSGGGGLDRPGLPAPALPSPDMGGDVARVVGSLLCPEWRSVTGMTVPVDGGVWMAP; this is encoded by the coding sequence GTGAGCGTCCCCCTCGGCGGGGCCGCCGTGGTCGTGCTCGGCGGGGAGACGCCCGCCGGCGGGGAGCTGGTGCGGGGGCTGGAGCGTCTCGGCGCCTCGGTGGCCGGGTTGGGCGTGGACGCGCTGTGGTCGGCCGGTGCCGTCGAGGACGCGCTCGGGGGCGCCGAACGGCGCATGGGCGCCGTCGACGGTGTCGTGCTCTGCTCGGTGGGGGCCGAGCCGCCGTCACCCCGGGCCCTGGTCGACCTCGACCCCGCGTCGTGGGACGCGCAGGTCGAGCGTCCGCTTCGCCGCACCCTGGCGTGCTTCCAGGGCGTGCACCGGCACCTGCGTCGGCGCGGCGGCAGCGTCGTGCTGATCACGCCCACGCTGTCGCTGACCGGCGCGGCCGGGCTGGTCCCGTGGAGCGCTGTCGCCGAAGGGCAGCGTGCCCTGGCCAAGGCTGCCGCCCGGTCCTGGGGGCGCCACGGGGTCACCGTCAATTGCGTCGCCGTTCCCGGCGCCCTGCTCGTGGGCGGGGCGGGCTCGCCGTCAGGTGGCGGCGGGTTGGACCGCCCCGGGTTGCCGGCGCCGGCACTGCCGTCGCCGGACATGGGCGGCGACGTGGCCCGTGTGGTCGGCTCGCTGCTGTGCCCGGAGTGGCGCTCGGTCACGGGGATGACCGTGCCGGTGGACGGCGGCGTGTGGATGGCACCGTGA
- a CDS encoding VOC family protein — protein sequence MPVPATVIDHLSIQCADVAASSAFYDAVLATIGGGRVMELGTVIGYGTAGHPSFWVGPLAGGGANREAHIAFSAPDRTAVRAFFDAAVATGAAVLHEPRLWPEYHAAYYGAFVRDPDGNNVEAVCHLPA from the coding sequence GTGCCCGTCCCTGCGACCGTGATCGACCACCTGTCGATCCAGTGCGCCGACGTGGCGGCGAGCTCGGCGTTCTACGACGCCGTCCTGGCGACGATCGGCGGTGGCCGCGTCATGGAACTCGGGACGGTGATCGGGTACGGCACTGCGGGCCACCCCTCGTTCTGGGTGGGCCCCCTGGCGGGCGGGGGCGCCAACCGCGAGGCGCACATCGCCTTCTCCGCACCGGACCGGACGGCGGTGCGGGCGTTCTTCGACGCCGCCGTGGCCACGGGCGCGGCCGTGCTCCACGAGCCACGCCTGTGGCCCGAGTACCACGCCGCCTACTACGGGGCCTTCGTCCGCGACCCCGACGGCAACAACGTCGAGGCGGTCTGCCACCTGCCCGCGTAG
- a CDS encoding adenylate/guanylate cyclase domain-containing protein, with product MPPCPRCDAANPDGYRFCGQCGAALALAECPSCGTPTAAGQQFCGQCGTGLDGRAARSDPPAVEERKLATVLFADVVGFTSLAERTDPEVVARIVDVAFRELGEVVAEHGGTVDKYMGDSVMAVFGVPVAHDDDAERAVAAALAMRHVGGDLVFSIGVNSGEVMATAVGGGEGITVIGDTVNVAARLEKAAGPGEVLCGHLTAELTRGRVALRARQPVLLKGKREPVEVWEAVALRGDDVEPDTAAPLLVGRDDELAFLEAQWRRVCRDRQAHVVLVCGDAGSGKSRLVSELARVAERDGTVVRSTYPAYGALGGARVAADVIRQLGPVDDPEVNARVRSIAGDLDASLQSIDPAGMQQEQLWAFGRLLHEKGARRPVVIMIDDMHRSGDRTLEVLGELIGRLGDVPLLTVLTGRTEPGEWLTRFPAATTVRLGPLGRVDASALAAGFVCDKPLASEAADFLVDRAGGNPLYLRELVAMARAQGLLVDDGHQYRLTAYGAIPATLQALLAARLDSLEPAQKLALQHAAVLGEATLEQIAGLGTPDAPGALRALVEGGLLRHGPDGRYDAADPLLREVAYETLPRNMRGDLHRRAAAMAEGPEERARHLDRAARYLADDEAVVAEATEALADAGRAFLRQSRHVDAVRLFERAVALGCRRPSVLLDLAKVQALCGKQEDAFETLAMVDDDPDDPTIGIERDHTAANTKIFTDPGWALPQLEAVTERWRALGVADKEAWGHANTGVALFYLGRMEEAGRELELALALFERIGDRVGGVAASSFMCLAKPTDRRVPAWLADALEFADAAGDRSRQITTLMTLTWHHFIRSLWGGAEDTAQTEGFARRLAALGEEIGAGDMAVHGLSLLAITARFGGRFDEAAAHVDALQRLGGIVDAANPWLGWAASFVLALGGGATGAAPPHPPDASLDPVVAMSELVIEAELTVAGRIDEALARAEATESLEMGPIGELAGLLNGLALVLAGRATEARPCVELAADAARALGAGPTAAAAAALLAEITGDVGVLPRAPASAGSVSDAVVLRAHAVLGDADAARALRRAAQDLAVPGLLLGL from the coding sequence GTGCCACCGTGCCCACGCTGCGACGCGGCCAACCCGGACGGGTACCGGTTCTGCGGGCAGTGCGGCGCCGCACTGGCCCTGGCCGAGTGCCCGTCGTGCGGGACGCCGACCGCCGCGGGCCAGCAATTCTGCGGGCAGTGCGGCACGGGGCTCGACGGCCGGGCGGCACGGTCGGACCCCCCCGCGGTCGAGGAGCGCAAGCTCGCCACGGTGCTGTTCGCCGACGTGGTCGGGTTCACGTCGCTGGCGGAGCGCACCGACCCCGAGGTCGTGGCCCGGATCGTCGACGTCGCCTTCCGCGAGCTCGGCGAGGTCGTCGCGGAGCACGGCGGCACCGTCGACAAGTACATGGGCGACTCCGTCATGGCGGTGTTCGGCGTCCCCGTCGCCCACGACGACGACGCCGAGCGCGCCGTGGCCGCCGCCCTGGCGATGCGGCACGTCGGCGGGGACCTCGTCTTCTCCATCGGCGTGAACTCGGGCGAGGTCATGGCGACGGCGGTGGGAGGCGGCGAGGGGATCACGGTGATCGGCGACACGGTCAACGTGGCGGCGCGCCTCGAGAAGGCGGCCGGCCCCGGCGAGGTGCTGTGCGGGCACCTGACCGCCGAACTGACCCGGGGCCGCGTGGCGTTGCGGGCGCGCCAGCCGGTGCTGCTCAAGGGAAAGCGCGAGCCGGTCGAGGTGTGGGAGGCGGTGGCCCTGCGCGGCGACGACGTCGAACCCGACACCGCCGCGCCGCTGCTCGTCGGCCGGGACGACGAGCTCGCCTTCCTCGAGGCACAGTGGCGCCGGGTGTGCCGCGACCGCCAGGCCCACGTGGTGCTGGTGTGCGGCGACGCGGGCTCGGGAAAGTCGCGGCTCGTCAGCGAGCTCGCCCGCGTGGCCGAGCGCGACGGCACCGTCGTGCGCTCCACCTACCCTGCCTACGGAGCCCTGGGCGGGGCCAGGGTGGCGGCGGACGTCATCCGGCAGCTCGGGCCGGTCGACGACCCCGAGGTGAACGCGCGGGTGCGGTCGATCGCCGGCGATCTCGACGCGTCACTGCAGTCGATCGACCCGGCCGGGATGCAGCAGGAGCAGCTGTGGGCGTTCGGCCGCCTGCTGCACGAGAAGGGCGCGCGCCGCCCCGTGGTGATCATGATCGACGACATGCACCGCAGCGGCGACCGGACGCTCGAGGTGCTCGGCGAGCTGATCGGCCGCCTGGGCGACGTGCCGCTGCTCACGGTGCTCACCGGGCGCACGGAACCGGGCGAATGGCTCACGCGCTTCCCGGCGGCCACGACGGTCCGGCTCGGTCCCCTCGGCCGCGTCGACGCCTCGGCGCTCGCCGCCGGGTTCGTGTGCGACAAGCCGCTCGCCTCCGAGGCCGCGGACTTCCTCGTGGACCGCGCCGGCGGCAACCCCCTCTACCTGCGTGAGCTGGTGGCCATGGCCCGCGCCCAGGGACTGCTCGTCGACGACGGCCACCAGTACCGACTCACCGCCTACGGTGCCATCCCCGCCACGCTGCAGGCGTTGCTGGCGGCTCGCCTCGACTCCCTGGAGCCCGCCCAGAAGCTGGCCCTCCAGCACGCGGCGGTCCTGGGAGAGGCCACGCTCGAGCAGATCGCCGGGCTGGGCACGCCCGACGCGCCCGGCGCGCTACGGGCACTGGTCGAGGGCGGGCTCCTGCGCCACGGGCCCGACGGCCGCTACGACGCCGCCGACCCCCTCCTGCGCGAGGTGGCCTACGAGACCCTGCCGCGCAACATGCGCGGCGACCTCCACCGCCGCGCCGCGGCCATGGCGGAGGGCCCCGAGGAGCGGGCCCGCCATCTCGACCGCGCCGCGCGCTACCTGGCCGACGACGAGGCCGTGGTGGCCGAGGCCACTGAGGCGCTGGCCGACGCCGGGCGGGCCTTCCTGCGACAGTCGCGCCACGTCGACGCCGTCCGTCTGTTCGAGCGGGCGGTCGCCCTGGGCTGCCGGCGACCGTCGGTCCTCCTGGACCTGGCGAAGGTACAGGCGCTGTGCGGAAAGCAGGAGGACGCCTTCGAGACCCTCGCCATGGTGGACGACGACCCCGACGACCCGACCATCGGCATCGAGCGGGACCACACCGCCGCCAACACCAAGATCTTCACCGACCCCGGATGGGCGCTCCCCCAGCTCGAGGCGGTCACCGAGCGCTGGCGGGCGCTGGGGGTCGCCGACAAGGAGGCGTGGGGGCACGCCAACACGGGGGTGGCCCTCTTCTACCTGGGCAGGATGGAGGAAGCCGGCCGGGAGCTCGAGCTCGCCCTGGCGCTCTTCGAGCGCATCGGGGACCGGGTCGGCGGCGTGGCGGCCTCGTCGTTCATGTGCCTGGCCAAGCCGACGGACCGCCGGGTGCCGGCGTGGCTCGCCGACGCGCTCGAGTTCGCCGACGCCGCCGGCGACCGCTCCCGGCAGATCACGACCCTGATGACGTTGACGTGGCACCACTTCATCCGGTCCTTGTGGGGTGGCGCCGAGGACACGGCGCAGACCGAGGGCTTCGCCCGGCGCCTGGCCGCCCTGGGCGAGGAGATCGGCGCGGGGGACATGGCGGTGCACGGGCTGAGCCTGCTCGCCATCACGGCCCGCTTCGGCGGGCGCTTCGACGAGGCCGCCGCCCACGTCGACGCCCTGCAGCGGCTCGGTGGCATCGTCGACGCCGCCAACCCGTGGCTGGGTTGGGCGGCGAGCTTCGTGCTGGCCCTCGGCGGCGGCGCCACCGGTGCCGCCCCGCCGCACCCGCCGGATGCCTCGCTCGACCCCGTGGTCGCCATGTCGGAACTGGTCATCGAGGCGGAGCTGACGGTGGCCGGCCGCATCGACGAGGCGCTGGCGCGCGCCGAGGCGACCGAGAGCCTCGAGATGGGCCCCATCGGCGAGCTGGCGGGGCTCCTCAACGGCCTCGCCCTCGTCCTGGCGGGGCGGGCGACCGAGGCGCGACCGTGCGTCGAGCTGGCCGCCGACGCTGCCCGCGCCCTCGGCGCGGGTCCCACCGCGGCCGCCGCCGCCGCGCTGCTGGCCGAGATCACGGGAGACGTCGGCGTTTTGCCGCGTGCGCCGGCGTCGGCGGGCAGCGTCAGCGACGCCGTGGTCCTCCGCGCCCACGCCGTCCTGGGCGACGCCGACGCCGCCCGTGCGTTGCGCCGAGCGGCCCAGGACCTGGCCGTGCCCGGGCTGCTGCTCGGTCTCTGA